GCCGACGGCCGCCCCGCGCTTCGCGGGGCCCGCCAGATGTGCGGCGAACGGCACGACTTGCTGGGCGACCGCCGCGAGTGCCCCGATGGCAAGCGACGCGGCCGCCAACGCCAAGCCGCCGGGCGCCATCGCCGCGAAGACGAGGGCTGCGGCCAGCGCCACGAAATGCGCGACGATCAAGCCGCGCCGTTCGACGATATCGCCCAGCGGTACGAGCAACAGCAATCCGGCGGCATAGCCAAGCTGTGTGGCCGTCGGGATCGCGGCAGTCGCCGCCCCCGGCAAGTCGCGCTCGATCACTTCGAGCATGGGCTGGTTGTAGTAGATATTCGCGACCGCAAGGCCGGCGGCGGCGGCCAGTGCAAAAGCGGCGGTACGGCTCAAGCCCGGCGCGGACTCCGTTGGGGTGTTCGACATGCCGCGAACATAGAGGCGGCACCGCGCGACGCGCACACCTAAAATTCGATTGCAGCTATTCCGCCGCCCTTGCCGAATTTTTGCGCATTAAGCCTTCAAAAATGCGAGACGCGGATCGACGCGGCCCGGCTCGATCTCGACGAAATCCGGCACGACGATCTCCTCCGCGACGAACGGATCTTCGGCGATGCGCGCTTCCAGATCGGCGCGGGCGATTCCGGCGGCGACGATCCCGCCCCCGCCCGCGGGTTTGAGGCTGCCGGCGAGCAGAAACACGCCGTCGTCGAAGCCGCGCTTGAGCCAAGCGTTATGCGCGTCCATGAATTTCGGCGCGGCCGATTTGTTCGCGCCGAAACGCAGCGTCACCAGAAACATCGTCCCCTCATTTCTTCCGTTGAACTTTCAGTTCGCCGTCGAGCCATTTCTCCATCGCGGCGACTTCGCGGCGGATGAACTTCGCGTCGTGCAACGCGTTGGCGAGCGCCGAGACGCCTTGCGCGCGCGCCAGCAGATGCCGCGCGAGTTCGGGCGCCTTCTTACGTTTTCCCGCTTCGACGAAACGCGCCGTCAGCCAATCGGCGAATTGCGCCATGATCTTGTTGGCGCCTTTCTGTGCGGCATGATCGAGTTTGGAGAGTTCGCCGCACAGCGTGCCGACCGGGCAGCCATAGAGCATGATCGTCGTACGGTTATCGATCAACATGCGGATGAAGGCGACGATCCGCGCGCGCGGCGTATCCGCCCCTTCGGCCCAGGAATCGAGCATCGTGCGCGTGCGCGCGGCGCGAAGATCGATCACCGCGTCCAGGATCTCGTCCTTGGTCTTGAAATGATAATAGAAATTGCCGCGCGAGATCTTCACCGCCGCCGCGATATCAGCGAAGGAGGTGCGCTCGTAACCCTGGCGATAGAACAAATCGTCGGCTCGGGCGACGATTTCGGCGCGGGTTTGAAGGGGCATTGAGAATTTTTAGGACGATCGTCCTATGCCGTCAATACGGCAAAAGTTGCCCGCGCGAGCGCTACTTACTTCTGCGTGCCTACTTTCCTTTTCCGCGTCGATAACGAACTCTCCCGGCATCGCCAGAAGAAAACCAGGAGCAAAGACATGACCATCGCGATCACCGGCGCCACGGGCCAGCTCGGCCGCCTCGCCATCGCCGCCCTCAAACGTCGGGCCCCCGGCGCCAAAATCATCGCCCTCGTGCGCGATCCGGCCAAGGCCGCCGATCTGGGCGTCGAAGCCCGCGCGGCCGACTACACCAAGCCCGAAACCCTCGCGGCGGCGCTCAACGGCGTGGAGACGCTCGCGCTGATCTCGTCCAACGATTTCAACGATCGCGCCGGGCAGCATCGCAACGTCATCGACGCCGCGAAGAAAGCCGGCGTGAAGCGCATCGTCTATACCAGCATTCTGAAGGGCTTCGCGTCCGGCATGTGGCTCGCCCTCGATCACCAGGCGACGGAGAAGGCACTGGCCTCTTCGGGTGTCGCGCACACGATCCTGCGCAACGGCTGGTACACCGAAAACTACACCGGCGCATTGAAAGCCTCGGTCGAGCACGGTGCCATCATCGGCGCGTCGGGCACGGGCAAGATCGCGACGGCGTCGCGCGCGGATTACGCCGAAGCGCTGGCGGTCGCCCTGCTCGACGCGGCGCATGCCGACAAGGTCTACGAGTTGGCGGGCGATACGGCGTTCACGATGGCCGATTTCGCGGCCGAAGTGTCGCGCGCGGCGGGCAAGACGATCGCCTACAACGATCTGCCGCAGGCGGCCTATGCGGGCGCGCTCAAATCCTTCGGCCTGCCGGAAGGTTTCGCCAACGCGATCGCCGATGCGGACGCCCACGCGGCCAAGGGCCAGCTATTCGACGATAGCCGCACGCTGTCGCGGCTGATCGGACGGCCGACGACGCCGATCGCCGTTACGATCAAGGCCGCCCTCGCCTAATCGGTCATACGCCTCGGCCGGCGAGCGTTTCGCGCCGGCCGAGGAGACCGATCACGATCAAGGGAATGATGGTCGTCAGCACGATGGCGACGAAGGCCATCGCCATGCCTAAGCCGACCGAGCCTTGGTCGAATTGCTTCCAAATAAACGTCGCGACGGTCTGCGTACCGACCGGCGCCACCAATGTCGATGCGACCAACTCGCGTGTCGCGACGGCGAAGACGAGCAGCATCGCCGTTATCACGCTCGGCGCGATCAATGGCAGCACGATGCGCCGGAACGCGACGAAGGCGTTCGCGCCCGAGACGCGTGCCGCCGCTTCCAAACTATCGCCGACCTGGACCAGTGCTGCCGTCGCGTAGCGTACCGGCTGCGGCAGCAAAATGCAGGCATAGGCGAGCAGCAAGATAAGGGGCGTACCATAGGGTGTGAACGGCAAAGCGGGCTGGTTCCAAGCGAGAATCAGCCCGACTGCGACGACCACACCCGGCAAGGCATGCGGCAGCGCCGTAAGCATATCCAGCGACGCGCGGGCCCGGAATTTCGTCTTCACCACGACATAGGCCGTGCCCAAGCCAAGCGCGCCGGTCAGCAGCGCCGTCGCGATACCCAGCGTAACGCTGGTGGTCAGCGCGCGCATCGCCCCCGCCCCGTCATTGCCGATCGCCGCGAAATGCTGAAGGCCGAGATTGCCGAAGGCGAGTCCGCCCGACACGGTGCGTGACAACGCCGTCGCCAGAATACCGCCCAGCGGGATCAGCGTGGCGACGGTCGCAACGGTCGCGAACAGCAGCAGGACCGGCACGGTCCAGGCGCCGAGGGCCCGCTTATCTTTGTCCAAAGGTTTGCCGCCGGTCGTGACCCAATTGCCGCGCGCGACGATCGCGCGCTGGATCAGGAACGCCGCGAGCGATAGCGCCACCAGAATCAGCGAGAAGAACGCCGCGCCCGCCAGATCGATCGGCCAGTCGGCGACGCGATGGTCGATCTCGGTCACCAGCACGTCGAAGCCGGAGCGGCGTCCCAACGTGGCCGGCGTGCCGTATTCCTCGATCGTCGCGGCGAAGACGAGCAACAGACTCGCCGCCAAACCGGGCGTGGCGAGCGGCAATGTCACGCGCCAAAAGGCGCGGCCGGGTGTCGCGCCGAATACGCGCGCGACATCGGCCCAGCGCGCGCCGATCGCTTCGACGATCCGCGATACGGCGAAATAGACCAGCGGAAACGTGTGCAGCGCCATGACCAGCGCCATGCCCCAGACCGAAAACAGAAACGGCCCGAGATGGAAGCCGAAAATCTGCTGGGCATAGCCGCGCGGCTGTAACGTCATCACCCAGCCCAGCGTCGCGATGTAAGGCGGGATCATGAACGGGACGAGCATCGCCACGTCCCAGAACTTTGCGAAGGGCACGCGAAACAATGCGCGCAAAATCGCCAGCGGCACGGCGATCGCCGCCGCCAGCGCCGAAACTCCCACGCCCAATGCCAGCGTGTTGAAGGTCAAGCGGATCAGCTTGGGATCGTCGAGCAACTTCGGCAGATGCGCGAAGGGCTTGGCGAGGGAACCTGCCCCGATCTCCGGAAAGATCGCTTGCAGAACGACGAACGCGACGGGGAGTGCGACGACGAGGCCGAGCCCCGCCGCCGCACTCCAGCCGAACGCGCTGGCGCCGGACGAAACGCTCACTTCGCGAAGTTCTTGGCGAAGTCCTTGAGGATTTCGTCGCGGCGGCGATACGTCGCTTCGACGTCGAACTCGAGCAGTTTCAGATCGCGCATCAGCGGCCGGTTGGCGGCGATGTCCGCGCGCGCGGGGATCAGATACGTATCCGCGACCAGCTTTTGGCCTTCGTCGGACAGCATATAGTCGATGAAAGCTTTCGCTTCCGTTTGGTTCTTCGACCATTTGAGGATCATCGCCGGGCGCGGGGCGATCACCGTGCCCGAAGCCGGGAAGATCACGTCGATCGTTTCGCCCTTCGCCTTGGCGGCGAGCGAGATGTAGTCGACCGCGCCGAACACCGCGGCTTTGGCGCCCTGCATCACCGGGTTCAGCGCGTCGGCATTGGCGCCCGCGACGATGGCACCGTTCGCGGCGAGGTTCTTGAACAGATCGGGCGCATGCGCCTGCAACGCCGCGACGAGTTCGAAGGACGAGCCCGATTGCGCGGGATCCGGCAGATTGACCAGATCCTTATAAGCGGGCTTCGTAAGATCGGCCCATTCGGCGGGTTTGGGCGTCTTGCTGCCGGGATTCCAGGCGATACCGAGCGCCGAGACGCCTTGCGCGACGGCCGTCTCGGTCTTCAGGAACGCAGGCACCGTCGTCGCGTTCGGGCTCGTATAGGCGAGCAATCGGTCGCGCTTGGCGAAGTCGGTCGCCGTGTCCCACGAAGCGGAGATCAGCACGTCGACGACCGGGTTCGCCGCCTCGGCTTCGATGCGCGCCATGATGCGCCCCGTCGTCGCCTGGAATGTCTTCACCTTGATGCCGGTCTTCTTGGTGAAGCCTTCGGCCATCTTGTCGATCAAGCTGCCGGGCCCGGCGGTGTAGACCGTGATATCCGCGAGCGCGGGGTTGGCCGCGAACAACAGCGCGCCGGCGAAAAGGATTTTCCGGATCATCGTCTTCTCCTTGATTGAAATCATTCGGCGAACCAGCGCAACGCCGCCGGATCGATATGCAGCGCCACTTCCGCGCCGATCGCGGCGCGCGCTGGCGCCACGAACGACAGATCGAATCCGGTTTCGGCCGGGCCGACGCGCAAGGTCGTGAAATGCCCGTCGCCGCGGAACACCGATGCACGTGCCTGGCCTTGCAGATTCAATGGCCCCTCGCCCAGCCGCACGTCGCGCGAAGGGATCAGCACGCGACGCGGGTTCGCGATCGGCGGTTCGGGCAAGCGGATATCGGTGCCCGCCAAGCGCCAAGCGGCCCCGCTTTGGGTGACGGCGACGACGGCACCCACGCGCAGGAACTCTGCGACGGCGGCGCTGCCGGGTTGATCGACCAGATCTTCGGGCGGTGCGAGTTGTTCGATCTTTCCGCCGCGCATCACCGCGACTTCGTGGGCGAGCGAGAACGCCTCGCTTTGGTCGTGGGTCACGTAAAGCGCGGTAAGCCCCAATTGCGCCACGAGCGACGCAAGCTCGCCGACCATCGTTTCGCGCAGCTCACGATCAAGATTCGACAACGGCTCGTCGAACAGCACGAGATCGGGTTCGGCGACGATGGCGCGCGCGATCGCCACGCGCTGCTGCTGGCCGCCCGACATATCGGATACGCGTCGCTCGGCATAAGCCGACAAGCCCACGCGCGCCAATGCCGCCTTGACGCGCGCGTCGCGCTCCGCCCGCCCAACCTTGCGCATCTCCAGCGGAAACGCCACGTTGCCCGCGACCGGCAGATGCGGCCACAGCGCGTAGTCCTGGAAAACCATGCTGAGATTGCGCCGCTCGGGCGGCACGAACGCGCCGGTCGCGGCATCGGCGACGGGCGTGCCGGCGAACAGAATGCGGCCTTGCGTCGGCGCCAATAGACCGGCGATCAAGCGCAGCAACGTCGTCTTGCCGCAGCCCGAGGGACCGAGCAGCGCCATCGTTTTCCCGCGCTTGAGACCGAGATTGATCTCGCCCAAAGCTGCGCCGCCGCCCGGATAGGCGAAGCGCAAGTTCCGAATCGAAACCGCGTCGATCGAAGTATCGTTGGCTTTGTGAATCACTTTTCGTCCGTCGATTG
This genomic interval from Alphaproteobacteria bacterium contains the following:
- a CDS encoding ABC transporter substrate-binding protein; its protein translation is MIRKILFAGALLFAANPALADITVYTAGPGSLIDKMAEGFTKKTGIKVKTFQATTGRIMARIEAEAANPVVDVLISASWDTATDFAKRDRLLAYTSPNATTVPAFLKTETAVAQGVSALGIAWNPGSKTPKPAEWADLTKPAYKDLVNLPDPAQSGSSFELVAALQAHAPDLFKNLAANGAIVAGANADALNPVMQGAKAAVFGAVDYISLAAKAKGETIDVIFPASGTVIAPRPAMILKWSKNQTEAKAFIDYMLSDEGQKLVADTYLIPARADIAANRPLMRDLKLLEFDVEATYRRRDEILKDFAKNFAK
- a CDS encoding SDR family oxidoreductase, translating into MTIAITGATGQLGRLAIAALKRRAPGAKIIALVRDPAKAADLGVEARAADYTKPETLAAALNGVETLALISSNDFNDRAGQHRNVIDAAKKAGVKRIVYTSILKGFASGMWLALDHQATEKALASSGVAHTILRNGWYTENYTGALKASVEHGAIIGASGTGKIATASRADYAEALAVALLDAAHADKVYELAGDTAFTMADFAAEVSRAAGKTIAYNDLPQAAYAGALKSFGLPEGFANAIADADAHAAKGQLFDDSRTLSRLIGRPTTPIAVTIKAALA
- a CDS encoding TetR/AcrR family transcriptional regulator gives rise to the protein MPLQTRAEIVARADDLFYRQGYERTSFADIAAAVKISRGNFYYHFKTKDEILDAVIDLRAARTRTMLDSWAEGADTPRARIVAFIRMLIDNRTTIMLYGCPVGTLCGELSKLDHAAQKGANKIMAQFADWLTARFVEAGKRKKAPELARHLLARAQGVSALANALHDAKFIRREVAAMEKWLDGELKVQRKK
- a CDS encoding iron ABC transporter permease, whose translation is MSVSSGASAFGWSAAAGLGLVVALPVAFVVLQAIFPEIGAGSLAKPFAHLPKLLDDPKLIRLTFNTLALGVGVSALAAAIAVPLAILRALFRVPFAKFWDVAMLVPFMIPPYIATLGWVMTLQPRGYAQQIFGFHLGPFLFSVWGMALVMALHTFPLVYFAVSRIVEAIGARWADVARVFGATPGRAFWRVTLPLATPGLAASLLLVFAATIEEYGTPATLGRRSGFDVLVTEIDHRVADWPIDLAGAAFFSLILVALSLAAFLIQRAIVARGNWVTTGGKPLDKDKRALGAWTVPVLLLFATVATVATLIPLGGILATALSRTVSGGLAFGNLGLQHFAAIGNDGAGAMRALTTSVTLGIATALLTGALGLGTAYVVVKTKFRARASLDMLTALPHALPGVVVAVGLILAWNQPALPFTPYGTPLILLLAYACILLPQPVRYATAALVQVGDSLEAAARVSGANAFVAFRRIVLPLIAPSVITAMLLVFAVATRELVASTLVAPVGTQTVATFIWKQFDQGSVGLGMAMAFVAIVLTTIIPLIVIGLLGRRETLAGRGV
- a CDS encoding ABC transporter ATP-binding protein: MALLGPSGCGKTTLLRLIAGLLAPTQGRILFAGTPVADAATGAFVPPERRNLSMVFQDYALWPHLPVAGNVAFPLEMRKVGRAERDARVKAALARVGLSAYAERRVSDMSGGQQQRVAIARAIVAEPDLVLFDEPLSNLDRELRETMVGELASLVAQLGLTALYVTHDQSEAFSLAHEVAVMRGGKIEQLAPPEDLVDQPGSAAVAEFLRVGAVVAVTQSGAAWRLAGTDIRLPEPPIANPRRVLIPSRDVRLGEGPLNLQGQARASVFRGDGHFTTLRVGPAETGFDLSFVAPARAAIGAEVALHIDPAALRWFAE